In Escherichia ruysiae, a genomic segment contains:
- a CDS encoding tail fiber domain-containing protein — MATSTVIPDDIKTLKSDVSKLKNDQGSYATKLYVDSKDEIVGDWSASWYQQVLPTSGAIFGRKLRSTHRTAGVEDAYCELYLKKWIDSPGNAMARLNLNDNGTNICWDFTNLYGGTMIFPGDSGYLKMGNCLMSYSKRGSNALIKFDYTDTLQIKYANHGSTMTLNTQGTAYAGVTAQLWGNSSRPVVYEVGVDGGAYMFYAQKNTDNTYMLSVNGACHATAFNQHSDRDLKDNIQVIDNATDRIRKMNGYTYTLKENGMPYAGVIAQEALEAIPEVVGSAMKYQDGASGSEGEEGERYYTVDYSGVTGLLVQVARESDDRITALEEENAELRQRLSAIEAALVSK, encoded by the coding sequence ATGGCTACATCGACAGTAATTCCTGATGACATCAAAACGCTAAAATCCGACGTTAGCAAATTAAAAAACGATCAAGGAAGCTACGCAACAAAATTATATGTAGACAGCAAAGATGAAATCGTTGGTGACTGGTCTGCTTCATGGTATCAGCAGGTATTGCCAACTAGCGGAGCTATATTTGGGAGAAAACTCCGCTCAACTCACAGGACGGCAGGTGTTGAGGATGCGTATTGCGAACTATACCTCAAAAAATGGATAGACAGTCCAGGTAACGCAATGGCGCGCCTTAACCTGAACGATAACGGGACAAACATTTGCTGGGACTTTACCAACCTTTATGGCGGTACGATGATTTTTCCCGGTGACAGCGGATACCTCAAAATGGGTAACTGCCTTATGTCATACAGCAAGCGTGGAAGTAACGCGCTTATTAAATTTGATTACACCGACACATTACAGATCAAATATGCCAATCATGGGTCAACCATGACATTAAACACACAGGGAACCGCTTATGCTGGTGTTACTGCTCAATTGTGGGGCAACTCCAGCCGTCCTGTTGTTTATGAAGTCGGTGTTGATGGTGGCGCTTATATGTTCTATGCGCAGAAAAATACCGATAACACCTATATGTTAAGCGTTAATGGTGCATGTCATGCCACCGCATTTAACCAGCATTCCGACCGGGATCTGAAAGACAACATTCAGGTGATCGATAATGCAACCGACCGCATCCGTAAAATGAACGGCTATACATACACGCTTAAAGAAAACGGTATGCCCTATGCTGGTGTCATTGCACAGGAAGCTCTGGAAGCAATCCCAGAAGTTGTAGGTTCCGCAATGAAATATCAGGACGGTGCGAGCGGATCGGAAGGTGAAGAAGGTGAACGTTATTACACAGTAGATTATTCTGGTGTTACTGGCTTGCTTGTTCAGGTAGCCAGAGAGTCAGACGACAGAATAACAGCACTGGAAGAAGAAAACGCAGAATTAAGACAAAGATTATCTGCAATTGAGGCGGCGCTTGTGTCTAAATAA
- a CDS encoding recombinase family protein, with product MSRIFAYCRISTLDQTTENQRREIESAGFKIKPQQIIEEHISGSAATSERPGFNRLLARLKCGDQLIVTKLDRLGCNAMDIRKTVEQLTETGIRVHCLALGGIDLTSPTGKMMMQVISAVAEFERDLLLERTHSGIVRARGAGKRFGRPPVLNEEQKQVVFERIKSGVSISAIAREFKTSRQTILRAKAKLQTPDI from the coding sequence ATGTCTCGAATTTTTGCTTACTGTCGGATATCAACGCTGGATCAGACCACCGAAAATCAACGCCGGGAAATCGAAAGTGCAGGTTTTAAAATCAAACCTCAGCAAATAATCGAAGAACACATTAGCGGCTCAGCAGCAACCAGTGAGCGTCCTGGTTTTAACCGGTTGCTTGCTCGCCTGAAATGTGGTGATCAATTGATTGTGACAAAACTGGATCGCCTTGGTTGTAATGCAATGGATATCAGGAAAACAGTGGAACAACTGACCGAAACAGGTATCAGAGTGCATTGCTTAGCATTGGGGGGCATTGACCTGACCAGTCCAACAGGAAAAATGATGATGCAAGTAATTTCAGCAGTCGCTGAATTTGAACGAGACCTTTTACTTGAACGCACTCATTCCGGGATAGTAAGAGCCCGGGGCGCAGGGAAACGTTTTGGTCGACCACCTGTGTTAAATGAAGAACAGAAACAGGTGGTATTCGAACGGATTAAGTCAGGTGTAAGTATAAGTGCCATTGCCCGGGAATTCAAAACCTCGCGGCAAACCATTTTAAGAGCCAAAGCAAAACTTCAGACACCTGACATATAA
- the ydfK gene encoding cold shock protein YdfK, translating to MKSKDTLKWFPAQLPEVRIILGDAVVEVAKQGRPINTRTLLDYIEGNIKKKSWLDNKELLQTAISVLKDNQNLNGKM from the coding sequence ATGAAATCAAAAGACACCCTAAAGTGGTTCCCTGCGCAGCTTCCTGAAGTCAGAATTATCCTAGGGGATGCTGTAGTGGAAGTAGCAAAACAGGGAAGACCTATCAATACCAGAACATTGCTTGATTACATTGAAGGAAACATAAAGAAAAAATCATGGCTGGATAACAAAGAATTATTACAAACAGCGATATCAGTTCTTAAAGACAACCAAAATTTAAATGGTAAAATGTAA
- a CDS encoding YnaM/YnfT family protein — protein MNSILIITSLLIIFSIFSHALIKLGIGISNNPDKTDV, from the coding sequence ATGAACAGCATACTGATAATCACTTCGCTCCTTATCATATTCAGCATTTTTAGTCATGCTCTAATAAAATTAGGGATTGGCATATCCAATAACCCAGACAAAACCGATGTATAA